The following proteins come from a genomic window of Candidatus Leptovillus gracilis:
- a CDS encoding 16S rRNA methyltransferase codes for MRIPLAMDTLDELVTAVLATSKYHALSPDLVRRVGAEELGKRPRQKEALKATKNKLHQIGGAYLDAKIDYGKALARLTEAQHSGAAAQKETLAEVMRLHTSTQERLPLLDTFYTTTLAGLPPIGSVLDLACGLNPLAWPWMPFGPNTTYLAVDIYTDMMAFLGDWLALMGIRGAAQVADAAGPVSFAAVDLVLLLKTLPVLAQVDKTAVPRLLDSLQAQYLLISFPAKSLGGRNKGMVENYEAQFAAWRAGRNWQVRRFEFVNELAFLVEKNV; via the coding sequence TTGCGAATCCCTTTAGCGATGGACACATTGGATGAATTGGTAACGGCCGTTCTCGCCACCAGCAAATACCACGCCCTCAGCCCTGACCTGGTGCGCCGCGTTGGGGCTGAGGAATTGGGCAAACGGCCGCGCCAGAAAGAAGCCCTTAAAGCAACCAAAAACAAACTCCACCAAATTGGCGGGGCGTATCTGGATGCAAAGATTGATTACGGCAAAGCATTGGCCCGCCTGACAGAAGCCCAACACAGCGGCGCAGCGGCGCAAAAAGAAACACTGGCCGAGGTGATGCGGCTGCACACGTCTACACAAGAGCGGCTGCCGCTGTTGGATACATTTTACACCACCACCCTGGCCGGACTGCCGCCCATCGGCAGCGTGTTGGACCTGGCCTGCGGCTTGAATCCGCTGGCCTGGCCCTGGATGCCCTTTGGCCCAAACACAACGTATCTGGCAGTGGACATTTACACCGACATGATGGCTTTTTTGGGCGATTGGCTGGCCCTGATGGGCATTCGTGGCGCGGCGCAGGTGGCCGACGCGGCGGGACCGGTCTCTTTTGCGGCGGTGGACCTGGTTTTGTTGCTGAAGACGCTGCCGGTGCTGGCGCAGGTAGACAAAACGGCCGTGCCCCGCCTGCTAGATTCTTTACAAGCCCAATACCTGCTAATCAGCTTCCCGGCTAAAAGCCTGGGTGGACGCAACAAGGGCATGGTGGAAAATTACGAGGCGCAGTTTGCCGCCTGGCGTGCCGGGCGAAACTGGCAGGTGCGGCGCTTTGAATTTGTGAACGAATTAGCCTTTTTGGTGGAGAAGAATGTTTAA
- a CDS encoding 16S rRNA (uracil(1498)-N(3))-methyltransferase — protein sequence MHHFFVTDIQSDQAEFSSEQAHQIGRVLRLPVGARVVVLDNAGWQYEAELVAVGRRVTAVLHHKQPAANEPASQITLFQALLKRDNFEWVLQKGTEIGVTRFVPLITERAVAHPPNKSDRWQRILTEAAEQSRRGRIPEIAPPLRLADAWQQAAAADIALLPWEGTAAETIGTVLGTMFGGKRPSTIALFIGPEGGWTEAEVANGRAHNAIPVTLGPRILRAETAAVVSAALIMQFIGEWG from the coding sequence ATGCACCACTTCTTCGTCACCGACATTCAGTCTGACCAAGCTGAGTTTTCTAGCGAGCAGGCGCACCAGATTGGGCGCGTGCTGCGCCTGCCGGTTGGCGCGCGGGTGGTGGTGCTGGACAATGCAGGCTGGCAGTATGAGGCGGAGTTGGTGGCAGTCGGGCGGCGGGTAACGGCCGTACTCCACCACAAACAGCCGGCCGCCAACGAACCCGCTAGTCAAATAACGCTTTTTCAGGCCCTCTTAAAGCGAGACAACTTTGAGTGGGTGCTGCAAAAGGGCACAGAAATCGGCGTCACCCGTTTTGTGCCGCTGATCACCGAGCGGGCCGTGGCCCACCCGCCCAACAAGAGCGACCGCTGGCAGCGCATCCTCACCGAAGCCGCCGAACAATCGCGCCGCGGCCGTATCCCGGAAATAGCGCCGCCGCTGCGCCTGGCTGACGCCTGGCAGCAAGCCGCCGCCGCGGACATTGCCCTGCTGCCCTGGGAAGGGACGGCGGCGGAGACGATAGGCACGGTGTTGGGTACGATGTTTGGGGGAAAACGGCCGTCTACCATCGCGCTGTTCATCGGGCCTGAGGGTGGTTGGACAGAAGCGGAGGTGGCCAACGGCCGTGCCCACAACGCCATTCCTGTTACACTTGGGCCACGCATCCTGCGCGCGGAAACGGCCGCTGTCGTCAGCGCCGCCCTGATTATGCAATTCATTGGAGAGTGGGGTTAA
- the rsmI gene encoding 16S rRNA (cytidine(1402)-2'-O)-methyltransferase, giving the protein MLYLVATPIGNLGDITLRALETLRAVDLVASEDTRKTGLLLKHFAISKPQIAFHEHNEAQAVGKIMAALAEGKSVAVVSNAGTPGISDPGFTLIRAAIAQEAPVTMIPGASAVVMALVLSGLPTHSFTFRGFPPRKSGKRQRFMAVDAESPHTLVFYESPYRLEAFLTDALVVYGDRPAALANELTKLFEGVQRGTLSQLITAVQTQEPRGEYVVVIGGMG; this is encoded by the coding sequence ATGCTTTACCTGGTAGCAACTCCCATTGGCAATTTAGGCGACATCACCCTGCGGGCGCTGGAAACACTGCGCGCCGTGGACCTGGTCGCCAGTGAAGACACGCGCAAGACCGGCCTGCTGCTGAAACATTTTGCAATCAGCAAACCGCAAATCGCCTTCCACGAACACAACGAGGCGCAGGCGGTGGGCAAAATCATGGCGGCGCTGGCCGAGGGCAAATCGGTGGCAGTGGTGTCTAATGCCGGCACGCCGGGCATTTCTGACCCCGGCTTTACCCTGATACGAGCAGCCATCGCCCAGGAAGCGCCTGTTACCATGATTCCCGGCGCGTCGGCGGTGGTGATGGCCCTGGTGCTGTCCGGGCTGCCGACGCACTCGTTTACCTTCCGCGGCTTCCCGCCGCGCAAAAGCGGCAAGCGCCAGCGTTTTATGGCCGTAGACGCCGAATCGCCCCATACTCTGGTCTTTTACGAAAGCCCTTACCGCCTGGAAGCATTCCTGACCGATGCGCTGGTCGTTTATGGCGACCGGCCGGCTGCCCTGGCCAATGAACTGACCAAGTTGTTTGAAGGCGTGCAGCGCGGGACGTTGTCGCAGTTGATCACGGCCGTGCAGACCCAAGAGCCGCGTGGCGAGTATGTGGTGGTGATTGGGGGAATGGGATGA